From a single Camarhynchus parvulus chromosome 20, STF_HiC, whole genome shotgun sequence genomic region:
- the BCAS1 gene encoding breast carcinoma-amplified sequence 1 — MGNNLSVPEEAEDANSCTVKSYQPLSESPDGIANGSVLFVQSPPPAANGEADPRAAAGRDNAAVSSAEPAEPGPGAQAGGQSGGSAASRALPAARPRSLLPFPWAVPAPAPEPAAAPAPAQATLGANKGPGEGTEGPGAAPQQGSHKNPGQAPLQDVELTGTPEGRDVAAPKGRQVTLLDRIFRLEKGTARTAGDPEQGRQGLDVPNGSIAAGTPHGEPLRKEIDECSQKQLGQDSAGEQDLAAPGRAQAEQHSPQAAAGQGSVMSFLKTLVSPSKAEAKSDSEDKGSKAEKGPGGQPGPKAAAESPSKGAKKKKAESPKLGHGTFSKLFRHKAAKETQQTTNTKSPEQPPVSCVKADRNVPACQEALPKQNPEAPEAAVPPQGVSTEPPREGTKDKGSATPLPLSKLFWKKNSSEEAEAVNNEKADVALEAVAPDRDESKGTESTEVKPRGAESKTPKANLRKFFKLSGKGDGGSPRAEEGDGPSPRHHGWFDPTVFAHGIPSAPWEPFPEPTLQEFIPTSGNANLLGSRAPPPLQTLNATEKPLAPSESDPGGPRSKEGSKDKKSTLELGKQKGREQPEPREQPAAEPDSIHNGGDAKEPSYKKAEKRQSLGGFFKGLGSKRMSDAEVQTDPVSILPAGKSK; from the exons CAGACCCCAGGGCGGCTGCAGGCCGGGATAACGCGGCCGTTtcctcagcagagccagcagagccgGGCCCCGGTGCCCAGGCGGGCGGGCAGAGCGGCGGGAGCgctgccagcagggccctgccagctgccaggccccgctccctgctgcccttcccctgGGCCGTGCCAGCGCCTGCCCCGGAGCCAgcggcagctccagcccccgcACAGGCCACCCTCGGTGCCAACAAAGGCCCGGGCGAGGGCACGGAGGGGCCTggggcagccccccagcaggGAAGCCATAAAAACCCAGGGCAGGCCCCGCTGCAGGACGTGGAGCTCACGGGGACACCTGAGGGACGCGATGTGGCCGCCCCGAAGGGCAGACAAGTGACGCTCCTGGACAGGATCTTCAGGCTGGAGAAAGGCACGGCGAGGACAGCAGGCGACCCcgagcagggaaggcagggccTGGACGTCCCCAACGGGAGCATCGCGGCCGGCACGCCCCACGGGGAACCGCTGCGCAAG gagaTAGATGAGTGCAGCCAAAAGCAGCTTGGGCAGGACTCTGCAGGTGAACAAGACCTGGCTGcacctggcagggcacaggcagagcagcacagtccccaggcagctgcaggacagggctcaGTCATGAGCTTCCTCAAAACACTG GTGTCCCCAAGCAAAGCTGAAGCCAAAAGTGATTCTGAAGACAAG GGCTCCAAGGCGGAGAAGGGCCCTGGGGGACAGCCTGGCCcgaaggcagcagcagaatccCCCTCCAAAGGAgccaagaaaaagaaggcaGAGAGCCCCAAGCTGGGCCACGGCACCTTTAGCAAACTCTTTAGGCACAAG GCTGCGAAAGAAACCCAGCAGACAACCAACACCAAA agccctgagcagcctcctgTGAGCTGTGtaaaagcagacagaaatgtCCCTGCCTGCCAAGAGGCACTGCCCAAGCAGAACCCGGAAGCGCCGGAGGCCGCGGTGCCTCCGCAGGGCGTGAGCACAGAGCCCCCCCGGGAGGGCACCAAGGACAAGGGCTCAGCCACCCCCCTGCCCCTCAGCAAGCTCTTCTGGAAAAAG AACTCCTCAGAGGAAGCAGAGGCTGTGAACAATGAGAAGGCAGATGTGGCTCTGGAGGCCGTGGCTCCCGACAGGGACGAGAGCAAGGGCACAGAAAGCACCGAGGTGAAACCGCGAGGGGCGGAGAGCAAAACGCCCAAGGCAAACCTGAGGAAGTTCTTTAAGCTG TCAGGCAAGGGTGATGGAGGGAGCCCCCGTGCAGAAGAGGGAGATGGTCCCAGCCCCAGACACCAC GGATGGTTTGATCCCACAGTCTTTGCTCATGGAATTCCATCAGCTCCCTGGGAGCCCTTCCCTGAGCCAACACTGCAGGAGTTCATCCCAACCTCTGGAAATGCAaacctgctgggcagcagggctcctcc ACCGCTGCAGACTCTGAACGCCACGGAGAAGCCTCTTGCCCCATCTGAGAGCGACCCCGGGGGCCCAAGGAGCAAAGAGGGCTCCAAAGACAAGAAGTCCACGCTGGAGCTGGGCAAGCagaagggcagggagcagccagagccccgggagcagccagcagctgagcctgACTCCATCCACAATGGCGGCGACGCCAAGGAGCCCTCCTACAAGAAGGCAGAGAAGAGGCAGTCCctgggagggttttttaaaggcCTT GGCTCCAAAAGGATGTCGGATGCAGAAGTGCAGACAGATCCCGTGTCCATCCTCCCTGCTGGGAAATCCAAGtag